A stretch of the Panicum virgatum strain AP13 chromosome 9N, P.virgatum_v5, whole genome shotgun sequence genome encodes the following:
- the LOC120691367 gene encoding scarecrow-like protein 6, with the protein MRGMLFAGSAREGHAGTLLLLQQQQQQGLAAGKVSGVGGLWEPTSVLDQRHSPSPSPPTSASTLSSPLGAATAGVAALAGANAKNVSPPPQAAAWPGGAAAEEAAVGGKEEWQLTPLDMGLGAGEGWDAAGSVLSDGAAPPGLAPDHTFLRWIIGGEDASVGMGAVMDPPVLELDHAPSMMSPAFGSNMPFAPAMEDTKAPPFGHASNLLLHHHQHHPQPHAAFFGSHPSFDAAPPTPKRHHPMAPAPAPKLQSLPGPAAPAGRFVPAMKPKAEAANDEAAAAVEQLAEAAKLAEAGDAFGAREILARLNYRLPAAPAAGTPLLRSAFYFKEALRLALSPTGEAPAPPVSTPYDVVLKLGAYKAFSEVSPVLQFAHLTCVQAVLDEIGGAGRIHVLDFDIGMGEQWASLMQELAQRCPAATLKVTALVSPATHHPLELQLIHENLAGFAAELGVFLQLAVFNIDTLDPAELVAITSGDAVAVHLPVGSAHVAAMPAVLRLVKRLGAKVVISVDHGGDRTELPFAAHLFQAFQSCVSLLESVDAVRPDADAVAKMERFLVQPGVERRVVARHRAAAMDKPPLPWRTVLASAGFVPVQASTFAESQAEALLKRMALMGFRVEKRGGALCLYWQRGELVSVSAWRC; encoded by the coding sequence ATGAGAGGAATGCTCTTTGCTGGTAGCGCACGAGAGGGGCACGCGGGGACACTGCTACTgctgcaacagcaacaacaacaggggctcgccgccggcaaggTCTCCGGCGTCGGCGGCCTCTGGGAGCCCACCTCGGTGCTCGACCAAAGGCACAGCCCCAGCCCGAGCCCGCCCACCTCGGCTTCCACGCTGTCGTCGCCCCTGGGCGCCGCGACCGCCGGCGTGGCGGCCCTCGCCGGTGCTAACGCCAAGAACGTCTCCCCGCCGCCACAGGCGGCGGCATGGCCGGGGGGAGCGGCCGCGGAGGAGGCTGCGGTGGGGGGCAAGGAGGAGTGGCAGCTCACGCCGCTTGACATGGGCcttggcgccggcgaggggtgGGACGCCGCCGGCTCTGTGCTGTCcgacggcgcggcgccgccggggctTGCCCCCGACCACACCTTCCTAAGGTGGATCATTGGGGGCGAGGACGCGTCCGTGGGCATGGGCGCCGTCATGGACCCGCCGGTCCTTGAGCTCGACCACGCCCCGTCCATGAtgtcgccggcgttcgggtCCAACATGCCTTtcgcgccggccatggaggaCACCAAGGCTCCGCCTTTCGGCCACGCGTCCAACCTCCTcctgcaccaccaccagcaccaccccCAGCCCCACGCGGCGTTCTTCGGCTCTCACCCATCCTTCGacgcggcgccgccgacgcctaaGCGGCACCACCCGATggcccccgcgccggcgccaaAGCTGCAGTCGTTGCCTGGCCCTGCCGCCCCGGCGGGCAGGTTCGTGCCGGCCATGAAGCCCAAGGCGGAGGCAGCGAACGATGAGGCGGCCGCTGCGGTGGAGCAGCTCGCCGAGGCGGCCAAGCTTGCCGAGGCCGGCGACGCCTTCGGCGCCCGCGAGATATTGGCGCGGCTCAATTACCggctccccgccgcccccgcggccgGGACGCCACTGCTCCGCTCAGCCTTCTACTTCAAGGAGGCTTTGCGCCTTGCGCTGTCCCCAACCGGCGAGGCCCCGGCACCGCCGGTGTCCACGCCGTACGACGTGGTCCTCAAGCTCGGCGCGTACAAGGCCTTCTCCGAGGTCTCCCCCGTGCTCCAGTTCGCGCACCTCACCTGCGTCCAGGCGGTGCTGGACGAGatcggcggcgccgggcgcATCCACGTGCTCGACTTCGACATCGGCATGGGGGAGCAGTGGGCGTCGCTGATGCAGGAGCTCGCGCAGCGATGCCCCGCGGCGACGCTCAAGGTCACCGCATTGGTGTCCCCGGCGACGCaccacccgctggagctgcAGCTGATCCACGAGAACCTCGCTGGcttcgccgccgagctcggcgtCTTCCTCCAGCTGGCGGTCTTCAACATCGACACCCTGGACCCCGCGGAGCTGGTGGCCATTACCAGCGGCGACGCTGTCGCCGTCCAcctccccgtgggctcggcccACGTGGCCGCAATGCCGGCCGTCCTCCGCCTCGtgaagcggctcggcgccaaggtGGTGATCTCGGTGGACCACGGCGGCGACCGCACGGAGCTccccttcgccgcgcacctgTTCCAGGCGTTCCAGTCGTGCGTGTCCCTGCTCGAGTCCGTCGACGCCGTGCGCCCGGACGCCGACGCGGTCGCCAAGATGGAGCGGTTCCTGGTCCAGCCCGGCGTGGAGCGTCGCGTGGTGGCGCGCCaccgcgcggcggccatggacaagccgccgctgccgtggcGGACCGTGCTCGCGTCGGCGGGGTTCGTGCCGGTGCAGGCCAGCACCTTCGCCGAGTCGCAGGCCGAGGCCCTGCTCAAGCGGATGGCCCTGATGGGGTTCCGCGTGGAgaagcgcggcggcgcgctctgCCTCTACTGGCAGCGCGGCGAGCTGGTCTCCGTGTCGGCGTGGCGGTGCTGA